The Cyclopterus lumpus isolate fCycLum1 chromosome 6, fCycLum1.pri, whole genome shotgun sequence genome contains a region encoding:
- the LOC117731895 gene encoding uncharacterized protein LOC117731895, with product MGKAKLTPRPEQTIPRLELCAAVLGVELADLISAELDLQLDATTFHSDSKVVLGYISNESRRFYVYVSNRVLRIRRSSHPHQWRYVSTEQNPADHATRSVAAGRLNDTNWLSGPKSLYTPETSASESTYELVDPGSDPDIRPLVSTLSTTTTSKQLGSQRFSKFSSWKSLTRAIVCLIHIARLFNMTLKNSPCKGWHHCKTGYTVEESDQASHIIIQAVQEEVYSQEIRCIQKHEQIPKCSPLKNLDPFIDAHCLLRVGGRLHNANLEQSEKTPVIIPGKHQVATLLIKHHHERIYHQGRLFTEGAVRTAGFWIVGGKRKVSSIIHQCITCRRLRAPLTIQKMASLPVDRLSTEPPFTNVGLDVFGPWSVSSRRTRGGYSHSKRWAVIFTCMSVRAVHIEVIKSLDTSSFINALRRFLAVRGPVNHIRSDRGTNFVGACKELKIPSNIDNTTVKTYLSGQCCSWTFNPPHASHFGGTWERMIGLARRILDSMFLQLKDKLTHEVNVLSAPTGEFGVSDLYKRQWRQVQHLSNTFWDRWRKQFLPTLQARKKWQSTHPNINPGSVVLLKDSQVPRNEWPLGLVTQTFPSEDGKVRKVEIKVTRTGVTKIFLRPVSEIVLLLPPEAQ from the exons ATGGGCAAAGCCAAGCTGACCCCCCGTCCTGAACAAACAATTCCGAGACTGGAACTTTGCGCAGCAGTGCTTGGAGTGGAGTTAGCAGACTTAATCTCGGCAGAACTAGACCTTCAGCTCGATGCTACAACCTTCCACTCAGACAGCAAGGTAGTCCTTGGCTACATTTCTAATGAAAGCAGGCGCTTTTATGTATATGTAAGTAACCGGGTATTACGTATCCGAAGGTCCTCTCACCCACATCAATGGCGCTACGTGTCAACAGAACAGAACCCTGCGGACCACGCTACACGTTCTGTCGCTGCAGGCCGTTTGAACGACACAAACTGGCTGAGTGGACCCAAATCTCTGTACACACCAGAGACAAGTGCCTCAGAGAGCACCTACGAGCTTGTAGACCCGGGTTCAGACCCAGACATTCGCCCTCTGGTGTCCACTTTGAGTACTACAACAACATCCAAGCAGCTTGGTTCTCAACGATTCTCAAAGTTCTCATCTTGGAAGTCTCTAACACGGGCCATTGTTTGCCTCATACACATAGCCCGTCTTTTCAACATGACCTTGAAGAACAGCCCTTGTAAGGGCTGGCATCACTGCAAAACAGGATACACTGTTGAGGAGTCTGATCAAGCGTCGCACATCATCATTCAAGCAGTACAGGAAGAAGTCTACAGTCAAGAGATCAGATGTATCCAAAAACATGAGCAGATCCCTAAATGTAGCCCTCTCAAAAATCTGGATCCTTTCATTGATGCACACTGCCTTCTGAGAGTCGGGGGCCGCCTCCACAATGCAAACCTTGAGCAGAGTGAAAAGACTCCAGTGATTATTCCTGGCAAACATCAAGTTGCAACATTACTCATCAAGCATCACCACGAACGAATCTATCACCAAGGCCGTCTGTTTACAGAAGGGGCTGTCCGTACAGCTGGCTTTTGGATTGTTGgtggcaaaagaaaagtgagcagCATCATCCACCAGTGTATAACCTGCAGAAGGCTTAGAGCCCCACTTACAATTCAAAAGATGGCCAGTCTTCCAGTGGATCGTCTCTCGACAGAGCCTCCCTTTACGAATGTCGGCCTTGATGTGTTCGGTCCTTGGAGTGTCTCTTCACGAAGAACAAGAGGAGGTTATTCACACAGTAAACGCTGGGCTGTAATCTTCACGTGTATGAGCGTACGAGCGGTTCATATTGAAGTCATAAAATCCCTTGACACATCCAGCTTCATCAACGCGCTAAGGCGCTTTCTTGCTGTGCGcggtcctgtcaatcacatccGCTCAGACCGTGGCACCAATTTTGTTGGCGCCTGCAAGGAGTTGAAGATACCCTCAAACATTGACAACACAACTGTGAAGACTTACCTGTCAGGACAATGTTGCTCTTGGACCTTTAACCCTCCGCACGCCTCCCATTTTGGCGGTACATGGGAAAGAATGATTGGTCTTGCAAGGAGAATCTTGGACTCCATGTTCCTTCAGCTGAAGGACAAACTTACCCATGAG GTGAATGTCCTTTCTGCTCCTACTGGAGAGTTTGGAGTTTCAGATCTCTACAAGCGCCAGTGGCGGCAGGTCCAGCACCTGTCCAACACCTTCTGGGACAGATGGCGAAAGCAATTCCTCCCAACTCTACAGGCACGCAAGAAGTGGCAGTCCACTCATCCAAACATCAACCCAGGAAGTGTTGTTCTCCTCAAGGATAGCCAAGTACCAAGAAATGAATGGCCTCTTGGACTGGTAACACAGACCTTCCCCAGCGAAGACGGGAAGGTGCGAAAGGTCGAGATCAAGGTCACACGAACAGGAGTGACTAAAATCTTTCTTAGGCCTGTTTCTGAGATAGTGCTTCTTCTCCCCCCAGAGGCCCAGTGA